The Polaribacter sp. KT25b genome contains the following window.
TTGAAGAGCTTCAGTTTTCTGATAATCAAAAAGATCAATTTATAAATTTAGACAATGCTCACAAAGAAAACATGATGAGTTTTGAAAATGAAATAAGAAGGAATAAAGATATATTGTTCAATTCTTTTTCTAATGAAACTATTAATTTCGATTCTTTAAGCACGGTAATTGGTTCGATACAAGCAAAAAAAGAAATAGAAGTTTTTCGTTTCTTTAAGTCTGTAAGAAAAATTTGTAATAAAGAACAACAAGAAAAATTTGATAAAATTATTAATAAAGCTATAAGAGGAAGTAATCAAGGTCAAAGTCAAGGTCCACCACCAAGAGAAGGAGGAATGCCTCCACCGCCACCAAGATAATTCTTTTGTTGTGGTAAATTCATAAAAAAAAGCCTTGCTAATTCGTTAGCAAGGCTTTTTTTAGTTTGGTTAAAGTTATGTTAACAGCACAAGTTTTTATAAAAATGGGCATCTAAAATAATACAAACCAAAAAATAACCATAAAATGAAAAATCAATTTATTAAGAAAGCAACACTTTTATCGATATTATTTATAGGATTAGTTTCATGTAGCTCAGAAAGTTTAACGGATACAGATACAACAGCTACTGATGATACTGTCGTTACAGAATTACATGCAGCTTTTGCTCAATTTAATACAGAAGCAACAGATATTTATTTATCTAGCGGAGGTACAAAAGTAACGATAGAAACAACAGGTTTACCAAATCACGAAAGTGTGTATTGGGGTTCAAGTAGTTCATTATACAAAGATGAACCCGATGTAAGTACAACTCCATCATTAATGACTAGTAATAATAATGCTACTACTATTACTGTAGATGCAACGCCTAATTTAACAGGTAGTTCAGTTAGCACAGAGTTAAATACTATTGGTATTGCTGTAAGTGGAGCATCAATATTTAATGATCAAGAAGGAAATGGAGCTTTAAGTTCTGCTGCAGGAAGTTTAGATTGGACAGGAGCTCATATTGGGCCTGGAGTTTATCATTATCATTTAGAGCCAAAAGCTTTTTCTAATGATGATGATAATTTAGTTGGTATTTTATTAGATGGCGTTTTTCTTTACGGTAGAAAATGTAATACTACAGGAACATATCCAGAAGATTTAGATACTTCAGGCGGTCATATAACTACCACTCAATATACAGGTGGAGTAGAAGAATATCATTATCATATTATTAATGAATTATACTCAACAACAGGTTCTTATATTGCATTTGCAGGTCCATATAAAGGATATTAAATATGAAAACAGTTAAGTTATTTTTATTGATTTTTATTATTGGTTGTAATACTACAACTAATAATAACGATGTAGAAAGTGATCAATCAGAAAAAATAGTAATTGATGCTGCCAATATTGTTCATAAAGATAGCTTGGTTTTAAATGGTAATGAAGGCAATTGGTATTATAAAAATAAATTGTATAATGGGTTTGCTGTTAAATATTATTCAAATGATTCTCTAAAAGAAAAGACTGGTTTTTTTAATGGAAAAAAGCAAGGAGTTTATAAAGTTTGGTTTGAAAACGGAGTGTTGAAATTAGAAACACATTACAATCAAAATGTACTTGTAGATAGTTATAAAGCTTGGTGGATGAATGGGGTTTTAGCTTTAGAAAGTACGTATAAGAATGGCGAAAAACAAGGAGTTGAACGTCAATGGTTTCCAGACGGAAGCTTATCTAAAGAAAGAAATTTACTAAATGGTAAAGAAAATGGA
Protein-coding sequences here:
- a CDS encoding YHYH protein yields the protein MKNQFIKKATLLSILFIGLVSCSSESLTDTDTTATDDTVVTELHAAFAQFNTEATDIYLSSGGTKVTIETTGLPNHESVYWGSSSSLYKDEPDVSTTPSLMTSNNNATTITVDATPNLTGSSVSTELNTIGIAVSGASIFNDQEGNGALSSAAGSLDWTGAHIGPGVYHYHLEPKAFSNDDDNLVGILLDGVFLYGRKCNTTGTYPEDLDTSGGHITTTQYTGGVEEYHYHIINELYSTTGSYIAFAGPYKGY
- a CDS encoding toxin-antitoxin system YwqK family antitoxin; amino-acid sequence: MKTVKLFLLIFIIGCNTTTNNNDVESDQSEKIVIDAANIVHKDSLVLNGNEGNWYYKNKLYNGFAVKYYSNDSLKEKTGFFNGKKQGVYKVWFENGVLKLETHYNQNVLVDSYKAWWMNGVLALESTYKNGEKQGVERQWFPDGSLSKERNLLNGKENGLQRAWLQNGKIYVNYEAKNGRTFGMSRATLCYQLKNEKVEENKTK